From the genome of Candidatus Nitrosocosmicus oleophilus, one region includes:
- a CDS encoding S1C family serine protease codes for MKYALLILIFFTSLAIIHSPQAFGQNQSLEQHLGLFGNGNNSLLNDIFNKVKDSVVQISTEYQPTDAPNGSYDSTGNSPYAMKFGSGFVYDKSGTIITNYHVVSSATNIIVTFNDGNSYTAKVVGVDPYGDISILKLDNPVDEKLIPVTLSNSSSLKVGDPVLAIGNPYGLDNTLTFGIVSQIGRLLPNSDLGYSIPNVIQTDAAINPGNSGGPLIDLDGNVVGMNTAIFSNTGAYTGVGFAIPSNDIIRIIPPLIKTGTYQHPWLGISGSKLSPTLAEMFGLPLNYKGVLIENVVQNGPADKAGLKGMLIQGNRFGEQQILDKDIIIAIDNNPVSRIDDIISYLDINKKVGDKVDLTVNRNGQTINLVATLEARPNLPLQEIQSQSEPNYDNPQPYTPFPNFKLPPLPEFKLPELPNFNIPGLYIGNK; via the coding sequence ATGAAGTATGCCTTGTTGATTTTGATATTTTTTACAAGTTTAGCGATTATTCATTCCCCACAAGCGTTTGGTCAAAATCAAAGCTTAGAACAACATTTAGGTTTGTTTGGCAATGGGAATAATTCATTGTTAAACGATATATTCAATAAAGTAAAAGATTCTGTGGTTCAAATAAGTACAGAATATCAACCTACAGACGCTCCAAATGGGTCTTACGATTCGACAGGTAATAGTCCATACGCAATGAAGTTTGGTTCTGGATTTGTTTATGACAAATCAGGTACTATCATAACGAATTATCACGTTGTTAGTTCTGCAACTAACATAATAGTTACTTTCAATGATGGTAACAGTTATACTGCTAAAGTGGTTGGCGTAGATCCATATGGAGACATTTCTATACTGAAACTGGATAATCCAGTGGACGAAAAATTGATTCCAGTAACATTATCAAACTCCTCTTCATTGAAAGTTGGTGATCCGGTTTTGGCAATTGGTAACCCATATGGGCTAGATAATACTTTAACATTTGGTATTGTTAGCCAAATAGGCAGACTGTTGCCAAACTCAGACTTAGGTTACTCGATTCCTAATGTAATTCAGACAGATGCCGCTATTAATCCAGGAAATTCAGGAGGCCCACTAATAGACCTTGATGGTAATGTCGTAGGCATGAACACTGCGATATTTTCAAATACAGGAGCTTATACAGGAGTTGGATTTGCAATTCCTTCCAACGATATCATTAGAATAATACCTCCGTTGATAAAAACAGGTACATACCAACATCCTTGGTTAGGAATATCAGGATCAAAGTTATCGCCCACTTTAGCTGAAATGTTTGGATTACCTCTTAATTACAAAGGTGTACTAATTGAGAATGTTGTGCAAAATGGACCGGCGGACAAAGCAGGTTTGAAAGGAATGCTAATTCAGGGAAACAGATTTGGGGAACAACAAATACTAGATAAGGATATTATAATTGCAATAGACAACAACCCTGTATCAAGAATTGATGATATAATTTCCTATTTAGACATTAACAAAAAGGTGGGAGACAAAGTAGATTTGACCGTTAACCGTAACGGGCAAACAATAAACCTTGTTGCAACTTTGGAAGCAAGGCCGAATTTGCCTTTACAAGAAATTCAATCACAATCAGAACCCAATTATGACAATCCCCAACCATATACCCCATTCCCAAATTTCAAACTGCCACCGCTCCCAGAATTTAAGCTTCCAGAATTGCCTAATTTTAATATCCCTGGCCTATACATTGGAAATAAATAA
- a CDS encoding thioredoxin family protein, whose translation MKDLNQGELASATSGKNSLILFYADWCYYCKSFIPIFENSIKNLNDNTVLIGSVKLNEDENPLWDKYGINAVPTLIAFSKNKIQHRRDAKKGVGLTRRDIEAILSNIGAKS comes from the coding sequence ATGAAAGATTTGAACCAGGGAGAACTTGCCTCTGCGACAAGTGGTAAAAATTCCTTAATTTTGTTTTATGCTGATTGGTGTTATTATTGTAAAAGTTTCATCCCTATATTTGAAAATTCAATCAAAAACCTGAACGATAATACAGTCCTTATTGGTAGTGTAAAACTGAACGAGGATGAAAACCCATTGTGGGATAAATATGGTATCAACGCAGTACCGACTTTAATTGCCTTCTCTAAAAACAAAATACAGCATCGTAGAGATGCAAAGAAAGGAGTAGGACTAACAAGGAGAGATATAGAAGCGATTTTGTCTAATATTGGAGCAAAGTCGTAA
- a CDS encoding AAA family ATPase: MSAANDANIEYIDWNNAFEILDKAFKLGIFVLIIGPKGTGKTTLVRKFAKQVSKELSSVNFSLRTRESHLIGTNTIDNGQINFVNGVLVHSMTQGDLLYLDELNAAEPDVLLRLDEALDDRRQIVLKEFHGQTIKAKDNWFVIGTINPLSHVGTKELPPQILSRFPIRIMLDYPPEDTELEIIKKHVKVNTQNEEDNIKSAIKLAHNLRKAASLEEIFYSPSLRETIAYSKLVTNNTNAKEAAEFVFANVYHQWGEIEYRKVMDIIASIFL; this comes from the coding sequence ATGTCTGCGGCCAATGATGCGAATATTGAGTATATAGACTGGAATAATGCTTTTGAAATATTAGATAAGGCTTTTAAACTTGGTATTTTTGTACTAATAATTGGTCCAAAAGGGACAGGGAAAACCACACTCGTTAGAAAATTCGCTAAGCAGGTAAGTAAAGAACTATCATCTGTAAATTTTAGCCTCAGGACTAGAGAATCTCACTTAATTGGAACTAATACTATCGATAATGGTCAGATAAATTTTGTAAATGGAGTTTTGGTTCACTCGATGACACAGGGAGACTTATTATACCTAGATGAGCTTAATGCGGCCGAACCGGATGTGCTACTTAGGCTAGACGAGGCTTTAGATGATAGAAGACAAATAGTTTTGAAAGAATTCCATGGACAAACAATAAAGGCAAAGGATAACTGGTTTGTAATTGGGACCATCAATCCGCTATCACATGTTGGAACAAAAGAACTCCCCCCACAAATTCTAAGCAGATTCCCAATTAGGATTATGTTAGACTACCCTCCTGAGGATACCGAACTGGAAATTATCAAGAAACATGTTAAGGTAAATACTCAAAACGAGGAAGATAATATTAAAAGTGCAATAAAATTGGCCCATAATCTACGTAAGGCAGCTTCTCTTGAAGAAATTTTTTATAGCCCTAGTTTGAGAGAAACCATAGCATATTCAAAATTGGTAACGAACAATACAAATGCAAAGGAAGCTGCTGAATTTGTTTTTGCAAATGTTTACCATCAATGGGGCGAAATTGAATACCGAAAGGTAATGGACATAATCGCATCCATTTTCCTTTAA
- the fsa gene encoding fructose-6-phosphate aldolase: MKIFLDTANVASIEKYNELGVVDGITTNPTLLSKEKGNPIKTMKKIVEIMKGPVSLEVVAIDYDKMLEESLKLAKYGENVVVKIPMTMAGLKVVHSLTKKGIKTNVTLIFSANQALLAAKAGATYVSPFIGRLDDIGAEGLNLVSEIVQIFASYDISTQLLVASVRHPLHVIEAAKMGADVVTLPPDILDKMIRHPLTDKGLDSFLSDWKKLEKDNPDLAF, from the coding sequence ATGAAAATCTTCCTAGATACTGCTAATGTTGCATCTATAGAAAAATACAATGAATTAGGAGTAGTAGATGGTATCACTACTAACCCAACATTGCTTTCAAAAGAAAAAGGCAACCCAATTAAGACCATGAAGAAAATCGTAGAAATTATGAAAGGACCAGTTAGTCTAGAGGTAGTTGCTATTGACTATGATAAAATGTTAGAAGAGTCGTTGAAATTAGCAAAATATGGAGAAAACGTAGTAGTCAAGATTCCTATGACCATGGCTGGTCTAAAAGTTGTGCATTCACTAACTAAAAAGGGGATAAAAACTAATGTAACACTAATTTTTTCTGCTAATCAAGCGCTATTAGCTGCAAAAGCTGGAGCTACTTATGTAAGTCCGTTTATTGGTCGGTTAGATGACATTGGAGCTGAGGGTCTGAATTTGGTAAGCGAAATTGTTCAAATATTTGCTAGCTATGATATCTCAACTCAGCTATTGGTGGCTAGCGTTCGTCATCCATTACATGTGATCGAAGCGGCAAAAATGGGGGCAGACGTCGTTACACTTCCGCCAGACATTCTGGATAAGATGATCCGCCATCCCTTGACAGATAAGGGCCTAGACTCCTTCTTATCTGATTGGAAGAAACTCGAAAAGGATAACCCTGATCTAGCATTCTAA
- a CDS encoding transketolase family protein, with product MRSAYGDSLVNLGKKYPNIVCVGGDTTDSLKTKKFGEKFPDRLFNVGIAEANLVSIAAGLAIAGKVSFASTYAAFIPGRCLDQIRNAICYPNLDVKIVVSHAGLSVGPDGASHQQIEDISIMRSLPNMRVLVPADAISVKKLLGKIVNIPGPFYVRLARPSTEELYSEESNFEIGKGTIIKDGNDISLFSCGTMVSASLKASDILKKDHNISCRVIDMYSIKPIDSELIYKCTKETGSLASVEEHNIVGGLGSAISEVTSEICPTFVRKIGIRDKYGESARDEEIDSLLDKYGLSPGEIVKNVVALKKSEKK from the coding sequence ATGCGTTCCGCATACGGAGATAGCCTTGTAAATTTAGGTAAAAAGTATCCTAACATTGTATGTGTAGGGGGCGATACTACTGATTCACTTAAAACTAAAAAGTTCGGTGAAAAATTTCCTGATAGGCTCTTCAACGTTGGCATAGCCGAAGCAAATCTAGTTTCAATCGCTGCTGGTCTTGCTATCGCTGGTAAAGTATCTTTTGCTAGTACTTATGCTGCTTTTATTCCAGGCAGGTGTTTGGACCAGATAAGAAATGCAATTTGCTATCCAAACCTGGACGTAAAAATTGTAGTATCCCACGCAGGTTTATCTGTTGGACCTGATGGAGCATCTCATCAACAGATCGAGGATATCTCTATCATGAGATCTTTACCAAATATGAGGGTCTTGGTACCTGCCGATGCGATATCAGTCAAAAAATTATTGGGAAAAATAGTGAATATTCCGGGTCCATTCTATGTAAGGTTAGCTAGACCTTCAACTGAGGAATTATATTCTGAAGAATCAAATTTTGAAATTGGAAAAGGAACAATAATAAAAGATGGTAACGATATCAGTTTATTTTCCTGTGGAACTATGGTCTCAGCATCACTGAAGGCAAGTGATATCTTGAAAAAAGATCATAATATTTCTTGTAGGGTCATAGACATGTACTCTATCAAACCGATAGACTCGGAATTGATTTACAAATGTACGAAGGAAACCGGCTCATTGGCTTCCGTAGAAGAACATAATATAGTAGGTGGACTGGGGTCTGCAATTTCAGAAGTGACCTCTGAAATATGCCCTACTTTTGTAAGAAAAATTGGAATTAGGGATAAATATGGTGAATCTGCAAGAGACGAAGAGATCGATTCACTCTTGGATAAATATGGCTTATCTCCAGGGGAAATAGTAAAAAATGTGGTCGCCCTAAAAAAGAGTGAAAAAAAATGA
- a CDS encoding ribulose-phosphate 3-epimerase, with the protein MYNINRYLRLKEKLKELRTIALTGIAEAGSGHPGASFSAAEIMGCLYFQIMNNDIKHPSNPNRDYFINSKAHSAPGYYATLSLAGSFPKEEIKTLRKLNSRLQGHPVRYSEMQKHHSVPGIEYSGGSEGIGLSVSIGICLANKLDKRDNMVYCLLGDGETNEGQIWEASMAAAKFKLNNLIAILDRNKIQQDGFTEEIMPIDPVKEKWLSFNWEVVEINGHKIEQLIPELLKRPTDKPKIIIANTVKGNGIKHMANNPQWHGKAPSKKHLPLLVRELEGEYMISPSIIAGADGISEESLKQKIAKAEQYGADMIHLDVMDGKFVPNSTFFFDTIKKLRNGTRLPFDAHLMIQKPTLVLDRYIDAGCDVITVHAEACSNEQEFERINSKLVSNGVSPGLAVNPGTDLPEWIFSYLDNLDVIIIMSVNPGFAGQKFIPEVLPKMKKIIPLLRERGFKGYFEADGGIDLSTITQCFDAGCRIFVMGNAIFGHSNVDKRISETKFLLDSYLEKSLLEESRSLNLEEDWIKGRRNIIEQFNLSR; encoded by the coding sequence ATGTACAACATAAATAGATATTTAAGATTAAAAGAAAAACTGAAAGAATTACGTACTATAGCCTTAACTGGTATTGCAGAAGCAGGGTCTGGACATCCTGGTGCGTCTTTTTCAGCTGCAGAGATTATGGGCTGTCTTTATTTTCAAATAATGAATAATGATATTAAACATCCTTCTAATCCAAATCGAGACTATTTCATCAATTCAAAGGCTCATTCAGCACCGGGTTACTATGCTACTTTATCTCTTGCTGGATCTTTCCCAAAGGAAGAAATCAAGACTCTACGAAAATTGAATTCACGTCTACAAGGCCATCCTGTAAGATATAGCGAAATGCAAAAGCATCACAGCGTCCCAGGAATTGAATATTCTGGGGGGTCTGAAGGTATAGGTCTTTCCGTATCAATTGGAATATGCCTGGCTAATAAGCTCGACAAGCGGGACAATATGGTTTATTGCCTTCTGGGTGATGGCGAGACAAATGAAGGTCAGATATGGGAGGCATCAATGGCTGCTGCAAAATTTAAACTTAATAACCTTATTGCCATATTGGATAGAAATAAGATTCAACAAGATGGATTTACAGAGGAGATTATGCCAATCGACCCTGTCAAAGAAAAATGGCTTTCTTTTAACTGGGAAGTGGTTGAAATTAATGGTCATAAGATTGAACAGTTGATTCCAGAGCTTTTAAAAAGACCTACTGACAAACCCAAAATAATAATAGCAAATACGGTGAAGGGGAACGGAATAAAACATATGGCTAACAATCCTCAGTGGCATGGGAAAGCCCCTTCAAAAAAACACTTGCCATTGTTAGTAAGGGAGCTCGAAGGTGAATATATGATTTCTCCTTCTATTATAGCAGGAGCGGATGGAATCAGTGAGGAAAGCTTGAAGCAAAAAATAGCAAAAGCAGAGCAGTACGGTGCAGATATGATACACCTAGACGTGATGGACGGAAAGTTTGTTCCAAACTCGACATTCTTCTTTGATACTATCAAGAAATTGCGTAATGGAACTAGGTTGCCTTTTGACGCTCATCTGATGATCCAAAAGCCTACCTTAGTCTTGGATCGCTATATTGATGCCGGGTGTGATGTCATAACTGTTCATGCAGAGGCTTGTAGTAACGAACAGGAATTTGAGAGGATCAATTCTAAATTAGTATCAAATGGTGTTAGCCCTGGGCTAGCTGTAAATCCCGGCACCGATCTACCAGAATGGATTTTCTCATATCTTGATAATCTTGATGTTATCATAATAATGTCTGTAAATCCTGGTTTTGCCGGGCAAAAATTCATTCCGGAGGTTTTACCTAAAATGAAAAAAATTATCCCTCTGCTGAGGGAGAGGGGATTTAAGGGTTATTTTGAGGCTGATGGTGGAATAGATCTATCGACGATAACTCAGTGCTTTGATGCTGGTTGTAGGATTTTTGTAATGGGAAATGCAATATTTGGTCATAGCAATGTTGACAAGAGGATTAGTGAAACTAAGTTCTTGCTCGATTCTTATCTTGAGAAGAGCCTGCTCGAGGAATCACGGTCTTTAAATCTTGAAGAAGATTGGATTAAAGGCCGTAGGAATATAATAGAACAATTTAATTTATCGAGATAA
- a CDS encoding VWA domain-containing protein codes for MSIFWDIKDKGKENDIDSKHDKNFDNEIKSKQNKKRSESFLRFDDLDLDNIHIRNDVLLEIATFLSRRWSDSTESTIHISREGKISTNLDKKRITLPGLDYFYGNIFQKYRQWRTLLWYESVRLKYSFKIFDTDVVFGFVFNILETKRIEILGLEEWKGMIKEIIYYEGLSWHNKPLLNSLHGKNKVLEAFSQFFLTGYIKGELYGGENERVIKASDYAQNILREYIRNFKLNNKTFDQIKDQKWLEYETRQIIKILQVDSLMSVPPIPIIMPKSKIGLSMKQEEVLSQIEKLVRIKNKEIEIEKLKKEIVQGDDINEEFRIIVNESKKNDNKGYESTENLSIAIPDNTGVDENAIYDFDLINKVKTALKEWKSGWKEKYDFSGDEIEIENYIEKQPKIFISDKKIAINVKISVLLDLSSSIEDNEIEYKKATVALCEGLEYLGIKFSIYAFNTESRMVKCWVIKPPTARWGSIYARRLMQVKPIGGTPLAEIYKILQPSISAFKPDIFVTLTDGEPSDMDAVRSVVLSYKRSGVEMIAIGLGSDLGDAIGIGHNLKYLNYQRILTLSKKRLQDLPKKVLGLLTTD; via the coding sequence ATGTCTATTTTTTGGGATATAAAAGACAAGGGGAAGGAAAATGATATTGATTCAAAGCATGATAAAAATTTTGATAATGAAATAAAGAGCAAGCAAAACAAGAAAAGGTCCGAATCGTTCTTAAGATTTGACGACCTAGATCTTGACAATATTCATATTAGAAATGATGTATTGCTCGAGATTGCCACGTTCTTATCCAGACGATGGTCAGACAGTACTGAATCAACCATTCATATTTCAAGAGAAGGAAAAATCTCTACTAATTTAGACAAGAAAAGAATTACTCTTCCTGGATTAGATTATTTCTATGGTAACATTTTTCAAAAGTACAGACAATGGCGAACATTACTATGGTATGAATCAGTCAGATTAAAGTATTCATTTAAGATTTTTGATACTGACGTCGTCTTTGGATTTGTATTCAACATTTTGGAGACAAAACGGATAGAAATATTGGGATTAGAAGAATGGAAAGGCATGATAAAAGAAATTATATATTACGAAGGATTATCCTGGCACAATAAACCCCTGCTGAATTCACTACATGGGAAAAACAAAGTTTTAGAAGCATTTTCTCAATTCTTTTTAACAGGTTATATAAAGGGTGAACTCTATGGCGGTGAAAATGAAAGGGTAATTAAAGCATCAGATTATGCACAGAACATCTTAAGAGAATATATTAGAAATTTCAAACTCAATAACAAAACTTTTGACCAAATAAAGGATCAAAAATGGTTAGAATATGAAACAAGGCAGATTATTAAAATACTTCAAGTTGATTCATTAATGTCAGTTCCACCCATCCCAATAATTATGCCAAAAAGCAAAATAGGACTTTCTATGAAGCAAGAGGAAGTCTTATCACAGATTGAAAAGCTTGTAAGAATAAAAAATAAGGAAATAGAAATAGAGAAATTAAAAAAAGAAATTGTTCAAGGCGATGATATCAATGAAGAGTTTAGAATCATAGTTAATGAGAGTAAAAAAAATGATAACAAAGGTTATGAATCAACTGAAAATCTTTCCATCGCAATTCCAGACAACACGGGGGTTGACGAAAATGCCATTTACGATTTTGATTTGATTAATAAGGTGAAAACCGCCCTCAAGGAATGGAAAAGTGGTTGGAAAGAAAAATATGATTTTAGTGGAGACGAAATAGAAATTGAAAATTACATTGAAAAGCAGCCAAAAATTTTTATTAGTGATAAGAAAATTGCAATAAATGTAAAGATATCGGTACTTTTGGATCTTTCAAGCAGTATAGAAGATAATGAAATAGAGTACAAGAAAGCCACAGTAGCATTGTGTGAAGGATTAGAATATCTAGGAATAAAATTTTCCATATATGCTTTCAATACTGAATCTAGAATGGTTAAATGTTGGGTAATTAAACCCCCAACCGCAAGGTGGGGATCCATTTATGCGAGGAGACTGATGCAAGTAAAACCAATAGGAGGAACACCTTTGGCAGAAATATACAAGATACTCCAGCCAAGTATTAGTGCGTTCAAACCAGATATTTTTGTAACACTTACAGACGGCGAACCCTCAGATATGGATGCTGTACGTTCTGTAGTCTTATCATACAAAAGAAGTGGGGTAGAAATGATTGCAATCGGTTTGGGTTCGGATTTAGGAGATGCGATAGGGATTGGACATAATTTAAAATACCTCAACTATCAAAGAATTCTCACTTTATCAAAAAAAAGGTTGCAGGATTTACCAAAAAAAGTATTGGGGCTTTTAACCACAGATTGA